Genomic segment of uncultured Desulfobacter sp.:
TATCCCGCCGATAGACCCCGCCGTTGATTCATTCAAAATTTGCTACATATAATCTCCCTGATTCGAATCTTGGAGAAAAATGATGGCAAAGAATTCTCGTGGAAAACGCCCTTGTTCTATTTGCCGAAAATGGTTTGCTCCTGATGTAAGACAAAAAGGCAGGCAGAGAACATGTAGCCCGGTTTGCCAAAATGAGCTTCATCGAAGGCAATGTGAAAACTGGAACAGGAAAAATAAAGCTGTCTCCAAAAATAATTATCTGGCAAAAAAGCTTGAAGAGGCAGAGAACCTTCAAACATCCGGAAAATTGCCTGTTCTACCATTGGAAGTTATTGAAATAGAATACGGTATCAAGCCGGCAATTATCGCCCAATACCTGGTCACCCAGGTTATCAGCCGCACCAAAGAAAAAATTCGAGAATTCCCATAAACGCCTCTGACTAATCGAATATTGATTTCAAGAGACATGATTGGAGTAACTTCTTGTAATATTAGGATATATGAACATACTAATCGGATTTTGATTCTAAGAGACATCATGTGCGTAAGTTATTGATAATATATATGGATACAAACAGAGTAATCAGCATCCCAGTTCAAGAGGCAACTGACAACCGACCCTGGCCGGTGATATAAAAAGGCATCTGAAATTCTAAAAATAAGGAGATGTCTCATGGCGCACAGGTTTTCATCACGGGAATTATTTGAACTGAGGAACAATATCCCTGTGGATATGCTGATCAGGGATCATTTACAGATTCCATCTAAAATCAGGGATGGCTATTTCCGTTTTCTATGCCCTCTGTGCAATGAATTTCAAACGGCTGTAAATCCAACCACGAACCTGGCCAGGTGCTTCCGGTGCGAAAAAAACTTTAACACCATCGACCTTGTCATGAAAATCAAGGGATATGGATTCCGGGACAGCGTCCTGTTTTTGAAGCAGATAAATACTGCCCACCAGGTTCCGGCATCAAAGATAGCTGCCTTGGTCGCTGCAATCGGCAAACCCATGCCGGGAGGGCAATGAGTATGAAACGGTTGGCCAAGCTTGAAACCCTGATTGCCCGGAATCAGGAGTGTTTTTCCAAAATCGGCAAGGCCTTGAAAGAAATTCGTGACAATCGTTTGTATAAGCAGGCTCTGTTTGAATCATTCGAAACATATACCAGGGCGCGATGGGATATGGGAAAATCCCATGCTTACCGCCTGATCAAATTTTATGAAGTCATCTATAATCTGTCCCCAATTGGGGACAGATTACCGGCCAACGAATCCCAGGCACGGCCTCTTACTCAACTGGATTCCATAGAACAGCGCCAACTTTGGAAGGAGATTATAGAAAGCGGCATGGAGTTAACCGCGCGTAACATCAAAAAATTTATCGACTCCCGAAAAACGGCATCGGTAACCAAACCGGATCTGACGGATCAAATTTCGAATGAATACATGGCTGTTGTAAAGGCAATGCTTGAACAGGTCCGTGTGGCACAGCATGATCATTGGCAGCAGACCTCTCGCCCGGCTGCATTGTTGTGGCATCGGGTCATACACGAAAAGATTGTATCAACGGGGGCAGATAATGGATGACCTGAGCATTGACGACCGCTTCCATTTACTGCTGCATAAAAAAATCATGAATAAAATCGGATCTGCCAAGAGAAGATCCAAAAAATATTACAAGGACCAGTACAAGAAAACCGGGATTATCCCGGTACCCCTTTTGCTGGTTGAAAAAGGAATTATGGATGGCCGCAAGTGCAGCGGGCGCCCCAAGGTTATAGACGAGCAAACAAAAAGGCGGTTTATTGAAATGGTCAAGGCGTCATGCGATCCGTCATCTCAGGGGTTCATTTTTATCACCCGAAGAGCCAGGACCATTAAAAATTACCACTGCTGGCTCGAGGAAGAGTTGGGTAAAACAATCAGCCTTCCGGCACTTCGGCGATGCGCCAAAAGGGAGAATCTCAAATTTTATCTGGAAAAAGAGGACGATCAGGAGCCGTCACCGGCACGTTATAGCTTCAAACCGGTTCCGGTGTTTGCCTTGATCCAGGTTGACGGTTGCAAGTTCCAATATTTAAGAATCAGAGATGAACGTGGAAACTGGCAGAAACCGCAGGTGATTGAAATATTTGATACCGGTTCCAGGAAGCTGTTCATCCTGGAATTCTATTTTACCGAAAGTAATCTGAACTCTGTGGACCTTTTTACCCGTTTTTTGTTATGCACCCCTTTTCCTTTGAAAACAATCGGCATCAGGCCCGACCAGGCAAAGGGATTTTTAAATTTAAAGCGTCCCATTAATGCCATTAACCTTGCGCATTCTACGCCAGGCGGTTTTTATTTGGCGCCGGATTTTTCAAGGGCGCATTCACCAAAAGATAAGGCGCATCTGGAATCTTCACACCGGAGCCTGCATAATTTTGAAATACGGATTATCAAAGCCTTTGAGGACAGGATTGTGAAAACCGTTACCGAGTATAACTTCAAACGGGGAAGAAAGGAAAAAGTCACTGTAACCCTACTTGATATCACCCTTGATGAATTGAGAAGCAGCACTGTGCTCCGCCAATACCGTGACGAACATAATCATACACAACATTATTTTACTGAAGACGGCGTGGTCAGTGCCTGGGTGCCGGCACAGAAGTTTGATGATTTTTTGTCAAACCAGGCAGACACCCTGAATTTTATCCCGGAGCAGGTTCAAGAATATATGAAATATGGTTACAGAAAAATCAAAGCCACCGTATCCAAGAACAGAACTATCCGCCATGACAAACGCGATTTTTATGTGACCAGTGGTGCAGACCGGTTCAGCAAGCATAAAAGTACACCGGTAAAGATATCCAGATACAGGGACAAACTTTTTATCTTTGAGCCCAGTGAAGACGGAATACTTCTGGGCGAAGCCATTGCAAAAAAGCCGTTTGACAGGCCACCTGCACCAGCGCCTGATCCTGTACCCGATGAACTCGACACCATTATCGCTCTTTTGGAAAAGCACAATATGGCCGTTGACCGGCCTATTTTAATCGAAGTTTACCATAAGGGCCTTTCCCTATCCCGGGCGGAGCAAGTACTTCATCATAATCAATCAAGGTACGCAGATTACATGAAAAAAATGGACCAGCCTGAGGAACGTAAAAAACAGGCTTTGTTCAATGCATTTATGCTTGATTGCCAAAAATCGTTAACTACGAATCGAGTGGCGACTTATGCATCCCTCGGAGATATGACATGAAAGAGGATTTTATCAGTGATAAACGAAGAGTCTCATACCTGTCTGCCACTTATAATAGGATATACAGGGGCCAAAGCGTACTCATTGAAGGAGATTTTGGCGCAGGAAAAACTCGGTTTTTAAAACTGCTGCGGCCTAAAAAGCTCCATGCCGTATGGGTCGAGTCTCTGTTCAACATCCATGAAACCCTGGCATCCATACTCAAGGAATTGAATTATGAGGCCACCGCCACCTACCGCCGGACTCCCCAGTACCTGAAAACGATCTGCAACCTATCCAATTGTTTTATCATCATAGATGAAGCCAATGATCTGGACTCCCGGGTCTGGCCATATCTCAAACGAATTATTGATGCCGGTGTTCCCATCGTATTTGCAGGGCTCCCAAAGGTCAGAACCCATCTGAGCCGGAATCATCCCGATATACTCAGCCGGCTCAAAACTCTGATTTTATACCCCATAGAGGTCGAAGACTTCATCGAAAAATACAAAGATATCCAGCAGGAAGCCGTTGAACAAATTTATATGGCCGTCAAAGGCGACATGAGAAAATTTAAAGAAATATGTACAGACTGCCAGGACAGGGCAAAGGAGTTGAATCACAACTTTGTTGATATCAACCTTGCTCTGGAATTTATATCCGATCTCCCTCCCCAGTAATCCTTATCACAATTTATCTGTACGAACAGGCCACCTTTGGTTACGCCGAGGATGGCCTGGTGGTGTCTCTTTCTTATATTAAGGATGCCGCTTGATGCTTGTTCTACCTTTAAAATTTTGAAACCACAGATCATTTTTGATTTTTTAGTGTACCGTTACATTATTTTGTAACTTCGTTTTTGATGGCACTTTCGTTTAACTCACTTAAATCACATTGAAAATATATGGTTCTTGTTTGGTGGGGCAAGCCTCAACACCGTTACAGTATTTGAAGCTCGTCAACCCAAACGCTGCTTAAGCAGGGTTATACGATCAAAGCTGTGTATGATTATTTCTTCAAAAAGGGTGTGATTCATATGTCATATAATTCCTGGACTAAAATATTAAAAAATTACCATAAACCCTTCCCTTTTACACAAAAGAAAGACGAATTATGAAACCTTCATGTAAAAGTCAATATCTGGCTATCCACGACGAGGCAAACGCTTTGTTTTCAAAGGGTTACTCAAAAAAGACCATATACGATCATTTTATTGAAAAAGATAAGATTCATATGTCGTATGTGGCCTGGGCAAAAATTATGGAAAACCACGATCAGAGATTTCCCTTCGGTCAAAAAAAAGCCTCAAAAGAAAAAACCATCCGTCAAAGTCAAGGCAAATTAGCCTGACAGAAAACGAGCTTGATGCGCTTATTAAACGGGCGGAAGCAGGACGGCTTGAGAAGGCAGATGTTGATATTATTAAAGCTATGGTCAATGCGGTCAAGGTCTTGAGTCAGTCCGTCAATGACAAAGCCGCGTCCATCAAGCGCCTGCTTGGCATGGTATTCGGCTCAAAAACGGAAAAAAAAGAATCGGTTTGTAACCACGCCCCTGGCGATAATGGCAAAAAAATCGGCGCCAAAAAGAAAGGACATGGTAAACGTTCCGTCAAAAAATTTACGGGTGCGGAAAAGGTTGTCGTGCCCCACGAAACACTGACTCACAAATCCCCTTGCCCTTTATGTCCCAAGGGCATTGTCTATCGCCAAAAAACACCAGGGGTTGTGATCCATTTCACCGGGCAGGTGCCGATTCAGGCCGTTGTTTATGAAACCGAAAAGCTGCGGTGTAACCTGTGTGGCGAAATATTTACAGCACAGGTTCCGGGCAACAAATGCGGCAGAAACTATGATCCCAGTGCAATGGCGATGATGGCCATTTTAAAATATGGAAGCGGTTTGCCCTGGTACCGGCTGGAAAAGCTCCAGGAAAGTATGGGGATACCGCTTCCAGCTTCTACACAATGGGAGAAAACGGAAGCGGCCGCAGATCTTATTTACCCGATATTTAATGAATTTATTCGTCAGGCAGCCCAGGGCGAGGTCCTTCATAATGATGACACCACCATGAAAATTCTTTCTTTGATAAAGGAAAACAAAGAAAACACTAACAATAAGCGTACAGGGATATTTACTACGGGCATCATCTCTTTGATCGGTGGGGACCGGCGGATAGCTCTTTTTTTTACAGGGCGGGACCATGCCGGTGAAAATATTGCCAGGGTCTATGAAAAGCGAAATAAAGGCCGGCTTCCTCCGATTCAAATGTGTGATGCACTTTCACGCAACACCGCTGACGAATTTAAGGTGATTCTCTGTAACTGTCTGACACACGGACGGCGTAATTTTGTGAATGTCATTGAATGTTTTCCCGATGAATGTACACATCTCATAGAGGTGCTGGCTGAAGTGTATCACAATGACACCCATACGAAAGAACTGTCCATGACGCCGGAGAAACGCCTTATTTATCACAAGGAACACAGCGGGCCTTTAATGGCCGAGCTACGATCTTGGCTGGACAAACAAATTGATGAACCTTTAGTGGAACCTAATTCCGGTCTGGGCAAAGCCGTTCAATACATGATCAAGCACTGGACGGAATTAACCCGATTCCTGGAAGTGCCTGGTGCCCCACTGGATAATAACATCTGTGAGCAAGGGCTGAAACGGGCCATATTGCATCGTAAAAATTCGTTATTTTACAAGACGGAGCATGGTGCTTTCATCGGAGACATGTTCATGAGTCTTATTCATACCTGTGATCTGATGAAAATCAACGCTTTTGATTATCTTACCACACTGCTGAAAAATGCTGTTGAGCTGAAAAAGAATCCTTCCCTCTGGATGCCCTGGAACTATAAAATTGCTTCAATGAATTGAGAACAAGGAAGGGGGTCATGATTTTATCCCCCATCCTTTGATAAATTTTGTTGATTAAAAATCTCTACGCATGCTTGCCGAAGGGACACCGTCGTAAAGAGTTGTACGGGAAAAAGAGACAAATAGTTGTAGATACGATTAAGCAGTGGGCTCGGATTAAAGGTATAGAAATCATTGAGGGGCGTGCGATGCCTGACCATATTCACCTTTGCCTTTCGATTCCGCCAAAATATGCGGTGGCCCATGTCATTGGTCTTTTGAAAGGGAAGAGTGCATCGGAAGTGATGAGCTTTGGAAACAAGAGTAGTCGAATGGTGCGAGGCCGGACATTTTGGGCTCGTGGCTATTGTGTTAGCACTGTTGGTCTTGATGAAGAAAAGATACGAGAATATATAAGAAACCAAGAACGTAAAGACATTCTCGAAGAAGAAACAGGTATTTAAGTTTTACTAAAAAAGGTAGTTGGTCGGAGACCCCCCTTTAGGGGGGCCTCATGAAACCACCAGTTTACTGGTGGTATTCATTGTTGTTCAACTAAATGGCTTGTTGCAAATTTCGGGGGATGGGCAAAAAACCCCGGTTAATAAATGGATAAAAATCGGGAAGTATGAACTTCAACAAAATCTAATAAATTCAAAAGTTTTCCCAAAATTATGTGGGGCTTTTCCCCTAAATGTTTAATTGCACCCATTAACCCGATATTCGGGATTATCTGCGTTGTCCCCCGCCACCCCCCTTACCTCTGCCTTGACCGCTTCCGCCGCCCATACCCTTACCACCACCACCGCCCATACCACGGCCGCCGCCAGCAATCCCCCGCCCTTTCATTCCACCCTGACCCTGGGGTGCATCAGTTGATTGGGAGGTCTTAGCCTGGGCATAAGAACCTTGTTTGAATTTGGCCAAGGCCTCTTGTACCGTATCCTGGGGTGATAAACCCTCCACAAGAGAGATCCCGGTTGTTTGAAATACCTGGGCAGCATTGGGGCCGACAGCGCCGGTGAGAATCGCATCAATATTTTTATCTGACAAAAGGTTGGTCGCAGAGATTCCTGCCCCCTGCCCCTGGGTGGCAGCATGATTTTCAACGGCCTCAATGATATTGCCAGTGTCTGTATCGATAATTAAAAACCAAGGTGCCCTGCCAAATCGGGGGTCAACGTTGGCATTAATCTCTTTCCCTGTTGATGTTATGCAAAGTTTCATCTTTTTCTCCTCGAATACCCATGAAGATAATGGGCTATCTGTCTTATGTACCGAATAAAATTCGGCGTTGTTTATGTTCAACTGAAGCTTCCTATCACTACAGCGACACTTCCGAAATCGCCCCTGTCGATGGAGCATTTTATAGCTCTAAATCAGCTAAAATATGGTGATTCTCCCCCCTTTTTTGTGTGAAAAAAACAAGTGTCGCTGTAGTGCTATAACAGCCATGGACTGACATTTTGAAAAAGAGCTTATCCTTCTAAATGTTCTGTGGTATTTGCGTTATGCCCTTAGCTACCGGGATCTGGAAGAAATGATGTTGGAACGGGGGTAAAGGTTGACCACACGACCATCTATCGGTGGGTTCAAAGCTATTCCCCGGAAATTGAGAAAAGATGCAAACCCCACCTCCAACCCACCAACGATTCTTATCGTACACGCGATGTCAGAGGGCACGACCACTACCCGATCCCATACCTCCGCCACTGCGACCCATCCCCCCCCCTCTACCAGGTGGCTCGTCGGGCAGTGTTAAACCGCGTTCCTTGGCTCGCTCTTGCATCTGCTCGTGATGCTCATTCCGGATTTGCTCTCGTTCCTGGACTGTTTTTACGGAACGCATTTTTGCGTGATACTCAGCTCGCTCTTGTTGCGTCATGAGTTGGCTGCCGTAGATTTGTTTGTCCTGGTCGGCCGCGAACGCGAATCCACTAAACAAAACCAAGGCAGCAACTGACCTGGTCAAGTAAAAATGGACACTTTTGTTAAGCGGCTTTTTCTAAAAACCACAGTTTTTCAAATTCTTTTGGACTGATATACCCCAAATAGGAATGACGTCTGTTGCAATTGTAAAACATTTCGATGTAATCAATGATGTCTCTCCGGGCTTCTTCTCGGGTCATGTAGTTTGTAAAAAAGACCCTCTCAGTCTTCAAACTACCGAAAAAGCTCTCTGCCACGGCATTGTCCCAACAATTCCCTTTCCGGCTCATGCTGCTAACCATCCCAAGGGTATTCAACATTTTCTGGAAGTTTTTACTGCAATACTGACTTCCCCTGTCTGAATGAAATAGCAGGCCAGGGGCAGGCATTCGACGCCTGATTGCCATGTGCAGGGCATCCATGATCAACTTTGTGGTCATTCGATTACTCAGGGACCAGCCGACAACCCGGCGTGAAAAAAGGTCTATAACGACGGCCAAATACAACCACCCTTCGTGGGTCCAAATGTATGTAATGTCAGAGACATAAACCTTGTCCGCTTCGACAACTTCAAACTGTCTGT
This window contains:
- a CDS encoding ATP-binding protein, translating into MKEDFISDKRRVSYLSATYNRIYRGQSVLIEGDFGAGKTRFLKLLRPKKLHAVWVESLFNIHETLASILKELNYEATATYRRTPQYLKTICNLSNCFIIIDEANDLDSRVWPYLKRIIDAGVPIVFAGLPKVRTHLSRNHPDILSRLKTLILYPIEVEDFIEKYKDIQQEAVEQIYMAVKGDMRKFKEICTDCQDRAKELNHNFVDINLALEFISDLPPQ
- a CDS encoding NifB/NifX family molybdenum-iron cluster-binding protein → MKLCITSTGKEINANVDPRFGRAPWFLIIDTDTGNIIEAVENHAATQGQGAGISATNLLSDKNIDAILTGAVGPNAAQVFQTTGISLVEGLSPQDTVQEALAKFKQGSYAQAKTSQSTDAPQGQGGMKGRGIAGGGRGMGGGGGKGMGGGSGQGRGKGGGGGQRR
- a CDS encoding TraK family protein, whose product is MKPSCKSQYLAIHDEANALFSKGYSKKTIYDHFIEKDKIHMSYVAWAKIMENHDQRFPFGQKKASKEKTIRQSQGKLA
- a CDS encoding DNA methylase, with product MKRLAKLETLIARNQECFSKIGKALKEIRDNRLYKQALFESFETYTRARWDMGKSHAYRLIKFYEVIYNLSPIGDRLPANESQARPLTQLDSIEQRQLWKEIIESGMELTARNIKKFIDSRKTASVTKPDLTDQISNEYMAVVKAMLEQVRVAQHDHWQQTSRPAALLWHRVIHEKIVSTGADNG
- a CDS encoding integrase, whose product is MDDLSIDDRFHLLLHKKIMNKIGSAKRRSKKYYKDQYKKTGIIPVPLLLVEKGIMDGRKCSGRPKVIDEQTKRRFIEMVKASCDPSSQGFIFITRRARTIKNYHCWLEEELGKTISLPALRRCAKRENLKFYLEKEDDQEPSPARYSFKPVPVFALIQVDGCKFQYLRIRDERGNWQKPQVIEIFDTGSRKLFILEFYFTESNLNSVDLFTRFLLCTPFPLKTIGIRPDQAKGFLNLKRPINAINLAHSTPGGFYLAPDFSRAHSPKDKAHLESSHRSLHNFEIRIIKAFEDRIVKTVTEYNFKRGRKEKVTVTLLDITLDELRSSTVLRQYRDEHNHTQHYFTEDGVVSAWVPAQKFDDFLSNQADTLNFIPEQVQEYMKYGYRKIKATVSKNRTIRHDKRDFYVTSGADRFSKHKSTPVKISRYRDKLFIFEPSEDGILLGEAIAKKPFDRPPAPAPDPVPDELDTIIALLEKHNMAVDRPILIEVYHKGLSLSRAEQVLHHNQSRYADYMKKMDQPEERKKQALFNAFMLDCQKSLTTNRVATYASLGDMT
- the tnpA gene encoding IS200/IS605 family transposase, coding for MLIKNLYACLPKGHRRKELYGKKRQIVVDTIKQWARIKGIEIIEGRAMPDHIHLCLSIPPKYAVAHVIGLLKGKSASEVMSFGNKSSRMVRGRTFWARGYCVSTVGLDEEKIREYIRNQERKDILEEETGI
- a CDS encoding IS66 family transposase; this translates as MSQSVNDKAASIKRLLGMVFGSKTEKKESVCNHAPGDNGKKIGAKKKGHGKRSVKKFTGAEKVVVPHETLTHKSPCPLCPKGIVYRQKTPGVVIHFTGQVPIQAVVYETEKLRCNLCGEIFTAQVPGNKCGRNYDPSAMAMMAILKYGSGLPWYRLEKLQESMGIPLPASTQWEKTEAAADLIYPIFNEFIRQAAQGEVLHNDDTTMKILSLIKENKENTNNKRTGIFTTGIISLIGGDRRIALFFTGRDHAGENIARVYEKRNKGRLPPIQMCDALSRNTADEFKVILCNCLTHGRRNFVNVIECFPDECTHLIEVLAEVYHNDTHTKELSMTPEKRLIYHKEHSGPLMAELRSWLDKQIDEPLVEPNSGLGKAVQYMIKHWTELTRFLEVPGAPLDNNICEQGLKRAILHRKNSLFYKTEHGAFIGDMFMSLIHTCDLMKINAFDYLTTLLKNAVELKKNPSLWMPWNYKIASMN
- a CDS encoding CHC2 zinc finger domain-containing protein, which gives rise to MAHRFSSRELFELRNNIPVDMLIRDHLQIPSKIRDGYFRFLCPLCNEFQTAVNPTTNLARCFRCEKNFNTIDLVMKIKGYGFRDSVLFLKQINTAHQVPASKIAALVAAIGKPMPGGQ